In Nostoc sp. UHCC 0926, a single genomic region encodes these proteins:
- a CDS encoding polysaccharide deacetylase family protein gives MENNKSFLWPEGILIALLALGGVFSVAFMMLLRPNASEAQSRQSINVKDVAANVGTQQRIEKLKAAMLTIWQQEAQTKGLSYAIPPRFQGAIIAAAKLTQGEKVIALTFDDGPWPQSTEEVLNILKSNNIKGTFFVVGQNLKNYPEIGKQIVAQGHVIANHTWHHWYHFFNQQAAAYEIDRTTDLIYQVTGAKTNLFRPPGGIMHNGLAAYAKGQKYTVVMWSADSTDYKLPAVPKLINNVIKDSKPGGIVLMHDGGGNRSRTVQALPEIISYFRKQGYHFVTIPELLQIEDTDQKLLVNKK, from the coding sequence GTGGAAAACAATAAATCGTTTCTGTGGCCAGAAGGAATATTAATTGCGTTGCTTGCCTTAGGTGGTGTTTTTAGCGTTGCTTTCATGATGCTTCTAAGGCCAAATGCTTCGGAGGCTCAGAGTAGACAAAGTATAAATGTAAAGGATGTAGCTGCAAACGTAGGAACTCAGCAGCGCATTGAGAAATTAAAGGCGGCGATGCTTACAATTTGGCAGCAAGAAGCACAAACAAAAGGACTATCCTACGCTATACCACCACGTTTTCAAGGGGCAATAATTGCAGCCGCAAAACTCACTCAGGGTGAAAAAGTGATCGCTCTCACCTTTGATGATGGCCCTTGGCCTCAGAGCACAGAGGAAGTGCTAAATATTCTGAAATCAAATAATATCAAAGGGACGTTTTTTGTCGTCGGGCAGAACCTAAAAAATTATCCAGAAATAGGAAAGCAAATTGTCGCTCAAGGTCACGTCATTGCCAACCATACTTGGCATCACTGGTATCACTTCTTTAATCAACAAGCAGCAGCTTATGAAATTGATCGCACAACAGACTTAATTTATCAAGTTACAGGTGCTAAAACAAATCTGTTCCGACCGCCTGGTGGCATCATGCACAATGGATTAGCTGCTTATGCTAAAGGGCAGAAATATACTGTAGTCATGTGGTCAGCTGACTCCACAGACTACAAATTACCAGCTGTACCAAAGTTGATCAATAACGTGATAAAAGATTCCAAACCTGGTGGTATTGTGCTAATGCATGATGGTGGTGGTAACCGTTCCAGAACTGTACAAGCTTTACCAGAAATTATTAGCTACTTTAGAAAGCAAGGCTATCACTTTGTTACTATTCCAGAACTTTTACAAATAGAAGACACAGACCAAAAGTTGCTCGTTAACAAAAAGTAA
- the remA gene encoding extracellular matrix/biofilm regulator RemA yields the protein MEIQLINIGFGNIVSANRVVAIVSPESAPIKRIITDARDRGQLIDATYGRRTRAVIITDSSHIILSAIQPETVANRFVISRDHQTVDN from the coding sequence ATGGAGATTCAGTTAATCAACATCGGCTTTGGTAACATCGTGTCTGCCAACCGAGTAGTTGCCATTGTCAGTCCAGAGTCTGCTCCAATTAAGCGGATTATTACCGATGCACGGGACAGAGGTCAACTGATTGATGCAACTTACGGTCGTCGGACTAGAGCTGTAATTATCACCGATTCCAGCCACATAATTCTATCAGCGATTCAGCCGGAAACGGTAGCAAATCGCTTTGTGATTTCCCGCGATCATCAGACTGTAGATAATTAA
- a CDS encoding photosystem I reaction center protein subunit XI has protein sequence MAQAVDASKNLPSDPRNREVVFPAFGDPQLGNLETPVNASPLSKWFINNLPAYRQGISPGRRAVEVGMAHGYWIFGPFAKLGPLRDTADANLAGLLAAIGLVVVLTGALSLYANSNPPKALPSVTVPRPPADAFNSKESWNDFAFSFLIGGIGGAVVAYFLTSNIASIQGLFG, from the coding sequence ATGGCACAAGCAGTAGATGCATCAAAGAATCTTCCCAGCGATCCCAGAAATCGGGAAGTTGTTTTTCCCGCATTCGGCGATCCACAGCTAGGCAACCTAGAAACCCCGGTTAATGCTTCTCCCTTGAGCAAGTGGTTCATTAATAACTTACCTGCCTATCGTCAAGGTATTAGCCCTGGTAGACGTGCGGTAGAAGTTGGCATGGCTCATGGGTACTGGATATTTGGCCCCTTTGCCAAATTGGGTCCACTGCGGGACACAGCTGATGCTAACTTAGCTGGATTATTAGCAGCCATAGGCTTGGTTGTTGTCCTCACCGGCGCTCTATCCCTATATGCGAATAGCAATCCGCCCAAAGCACTTCCTAGCGTTACCGTACCCAGACCTCCGGCAGATGCTTTTAACTCTAAAGAAAGCTGGAACGACTTCGCCTTTTCTTTCTTGATTGGTGGTATTGGTGGTGCAGTAGTTGCTTACTTTTTGACTAGCAATATAGCATCAATTCAAGGTTTGTTTGGTTAA
- a CDS encoding ComEA family DNA-binding protein, with protein sequence MNNWLPLNSRLQKLRAKLLNDPYYRLQSGEEIQIAAKLGIRIDANQATVDDWLRLPGLSIHQARSLVELSRSGVKFYCIEDIAAALAIPAPRLERLQPLLNFIYYDHESLENPTHLVNPNTATVEKLAQIPFIDLSLAQAVVQNRQSVGPYRNLADFQRRLELPGDAIAQMMYYLRF encoded by the coding sequence ATGAATAACTGGCTACCTTTAAACTCAAGGTTGCAAAAACTCCGGGCCAAGCTCCTCAACGATCCTTACTATCGCTTACAATCTGGGGAAGAAATTCAGATAGCGGCAAAATTAGGTATTCGCATTGATGCTAATCAAGCAACTGTAGATGATTGGTTACGCTTACCGGGTTTGTCAATTCACCAAGCGCGATCGCTTGTAGAACTTTCGCGTTCGGGTGTTAAATTTTACTGTATTGAAGACATAGCTGCGGCTTTGGCTATACCAGCGCCGCGCCTAGAGCGATTACAGCCTCTGCTGAATTTTATTTATTATGACCACGAATCTCTAGAAAATCCGACCCATTTAGTCAATCCGAATACAGCAACAGTTGAAAAGTTAGCACAAATTCCATTTATAGATTTGTCTCTAGCACAAGCAGTAGTTCAAAATCGGCAATCAGTTGGGCCTTACCGTAACCTGGCTGATTTCCAGCGGCGGTTGGAGTTACCTGGTGATGCGATCGCCCAGATGATGTATTATTTAAGGTTTTAA
- the gmk gene encoding guanylate kinase, producing the protein MMPVLPIQSNATTEECLYLGRLIILTGPSGVGKGTLMRSLLQRHPELYYSVSVTTRSPRPGEIDGKNYYFISRNQFEQLVAEGEFLEWAEFAGNYYGTLREAVLNQIHSGKLVLLEIELEGARQIRASFPSAFSIFILPPSFDELEKRIRDRAQDSEEAIARRLLCAQVEIKAVDEFDIQIVNDDFETALNDIEAVLFK; encoded by the coding sequence ATGATGCCAGTTTTACCCATCCAGAGTAATGCTACTACCGAAGAATGCTTATATCTAGGCAGGTTGATTATTTTAACTGGCCCCAGTGGGGTCGGTAAAGGTACTTTAATGCGATCGCTCCTACAACGTCATCCAGAACTGTATTATTCTGTATCGGTGACGACTCGTTCTCCCCGTCCAGGGGAAATCGATGGCAAAAATTATTACTTTATCAGCCGTAATCAGTTTGAACAATTAGTGGCTGAAGGGGAATTTTTGGAATGGGCAGAATTTGCTGGTAACTATTACGGTACTTTGCGTGAAGCTGTACTTAACCAAATTCATTCCGGCAAGTTGGTGCTGCTGGAAATTGAGTTAGAAGGGGCAAGACAAATTCGTGCTTCCTTCCCCAGTGCCTTCAGCATTTTTATTTTACCGCCTTCCTTTGATGAGTTGGAGAAACGAATACGCGATCGCGCCCAAGATTCTGAAGAAGCGATCGCCCGTCGTCTACTTTGCGCCCAAGTAGAAATTAAAGCCGTAGACGAATTTGATATTCAAATCGTTAATGACGATTTTGAAACTGCTTTAAATGATATTGAAGCAGTTTTGTTTAAATAA
- a CDS encoding DUF1825 family protein yields MGFFDSEIVQQEAKQLFDNYQALIKLGNGYGKFDREGKKVFIEQMEAMMDRYRIFMKRFELSEDFMAQMTVEQLKTQLGQFGVTPQQMFDQMHLTLERMKAELEKQV; encoded by the coding sequence ATGGGATTCTTCGATTCCGAGATAGTTCAGCAAGAAGCAAAACAGCTGTTTGACAATTATCAAGCGCTGATCAAGCTTGGTAACGGCTACGGCAAATTTGACCGCGAGGGCAAAAAGGTGTTTATTGAGCAAATGGAAGCCATGATGGATCGGTATCGCATCTTTATGAAACGCTTCGAGCTATCAGAAGATTTTATGGCACAAATGACAGTAGAGCAGCTGAAAACCCAATTAGGTCAGTTTGGTGTCACTCCGCAACAAATGTTTGACCAAATGCACCTCACTTTAGAACGGATGAAAGCCGAGCTAGAAAAACAGGTCTAG
- the pyrF gene encoding orotidine-5'-phosphate decarboxylase: MNAERRIIVPLDVPDEESAIALVDQLPQVVWWKVGLELFTSTGPKILKVLKSRQKRIFLDLKFHDIPNTVAGASRSAASYGVDLLTIHATCGIYALKAATEAAQEGAAQAGVKPPKLIAITLLTSISARQLAFDLKIPLELPEYALEMALLAQEAGLDGAVCSPQEVAQLRQSCGDDFLLVCPGVRPTWADKGDQKRSLTPAQAIIAGADYLVIGRPITTATEPELAWKRISEELTTVA, translated from the coding sequence ATGAACGCAGAACGAAGAATTATTGTGCCTTTGGATGTGCCAGATGAAGAAAGTGCGATCGCTCTTGTGGATCAACTCCCGCAAGTGGTTTGGTGGAAGGTAGGCTTAGAGTTGTTTACCAGCACTGGCCCGAAAATTCTAAAAGTGCTAAAGTCTCGGCAAAAACGCATCTTCCTGGATTTAAAGTTTCACGATATCCCTAACACAGTCGCTGGTGCAAGTCGTAGTGCAGCTAGTTATGGCGTGGATTTGTTGACAATTCATGCTACATGTGGTATTTATGCTCTCAAAGCTGCAACAGAAGCGGCACAAGAAGGGGCAGCCCAAGCAGGGGTAAAACCGCCTAAATTAATCGCTATTACTTTGTTAACGAGCATTTCTGCAAGACAGCTGGCGTTTGATTTAAAGATTCCTTTAGAATTACCAGAATACGCCCTAGAAATGGCATTGCTGGCTCAAGAGGCAGGATTGGATGGGGCAGTTTGTTCGCCCCAAGAAGTGGCACAACTACGGCAAAGTTGTGGAGATGACTTTTTGCTAGTTTGTCCGGGGGTTAGACCAACGTGGGCAGATAAAGGTGATCAAAAGCGATCGCTCACCCCAGCACAAGCAATCATTGCTGGTGCAGATTATCTAGTGATTGGGCGTCCCATTACTACTGCTACTGAGCCGGAGTTAGCCTGGAAAAGAATTTCTGAGGAGTTAACCACGGTGGCATGA
- the lepB gene encoding signal peptidase I, whose amino-acid sequence MIPHESDAKQERASLKVWRSWQENLILIAIALCLAFLIRTFIAEPRFIPSDSMLPTLHTGDRLVVEKISYHFHPPITGDIIVFQPPAELQRRGYPKDQAFIKRVIGKSGEVISVASGKVYLNGQPLAEDYIAEPPNQPYRPVKVPEDEFFVMGDNRNDSNDSRYWGFLPRKNIIGRATFRFWPLDRIGFI is encoded by the coding sequence ATGATTCCTCACGAAAGTGATGCAAAACAAGAGCGTGCGTCGTTAAAAGTATGGCGTAGTTGGCAAGAAAATCTGATTTTAATTGCGATCGCATTGTGTTTGGCATTCCTGATCCGGACTTTTATCGCCGAACCCCGCTTTATACCTTCTGATTCGATGTTGCCTACCTTACATACTGGCGATCGCTTGGTAGTTGAAAAAATCTCTTACCATTTTCACCCTCCCATAACTGGGGATATTATTGTTTTTCAGCCACCCGCAGAACTACAACGTCGAGGATATCCCAAAGACCAAGCCTTCATTAAGCGGGTTATTGGCAAGTCTGGTGAGGTAATTAGTGTTGCTTCTGGCAAAGTCTATCTCAACGGTCAACCCTTGGCAGAAGACTACATCGCTGAACCACCAAATCAGCCATATCGACCAGTGAAAGTTCCAGAAGATGAGTTTTTTGTTATGGGCGATAACCGCAACGATAGCAATGACTCTCGCTATTGGGGCTTTTTACCCAGAAAAAATATCATCGGTCGAGCAACATTTCGCTTTTGGCCTCTCGACCGCATTGGGTTCATTTAA
- a CDS encoding NINE protein has protein sequence MLTKRKSRSVAAVLAFSGTLTISGLHKFYLGQPLWGVLYVLLSWTPIPKVASAIEGVWYLAQDEEAFDRNFNLGKSAARNLQGVSNQVGAIADAMRELDALRQDGLISEYEFEQKRRQLLDQIS, from the coding sequence ATGTTGACTAAGCGCAAAAGCCGAAGCGTTGCCGCTGTTTTAGCTTTTTCTGGCACGCTGACAATTTCAGGATTGCATAAATTTTATCTGGGACAGCCTTTGTGGGGTGTTTTGTATGTTTTGCTTTCCTGGACGCCTATCCCCAAGGTAGCTAGTGCCATTGAGGGAGTTTGGTATTTAGCCCAAGACGAAGAAGCTTTTGATCGTAATTTTAATCTAGGCAAGTCAGCGGCAAGGAACTTACAGGGGGTGAGTAATCAGGTAGGAGCGATCGCTGACGCAATGCGTGAATTAGATGCTCTGCGCCAGGATGGACTGATTTCAGAGTATGAGTTTGAGCAAAAGCGCCGCCAATTGCTAGACCAGATTTCTTGA
- a CDS encoding J domain-containing protein encodes MSQTFLPPKWLEQLCDPYAVLGISVSADERQICKRYHTLAKLLHPDRYTKSSNPDQELATAIFSRLINPAYEQLKHRHKRLIAIAMLLSDARALQQQALSSQSAIAEEIMEMSPPQAELFYEEAIASYAEAQYKSLHEFYQVTQQISILNLVYLRLHKPDLSLPQKTVPIIPEVEVKPVQLTLDKKPNVKPVLTDYAQRHYQRAIEYVRLANWTLAVQELRDAIKLEPNNSDFYALLGLVHIQQKFIGMARVYIRQALKLNPQNSLALKYAPGLKIQPGENINPKSMAKAMSIAALLSRFTQGKASQVKC; translated from the coding sequence ATGTCACAGACCTTTCTACCGCCAAAATGGCTTGAACAGCTTTGTGATCCTTACGCTGTGCTAGGAATTTCTGTGAGTGCTGATGAGCGTCAGATTTGCAAACGCTATCACACTTTAGCGAAGCTGCTACATCCCGATCGCTATACCAAAAGCAGCAATCCCGACCAAGAATTAGCAACGGCAATATTTAGCCGTTTAATCAATCCAGCTTATGAACAACTGAAACATCGCCACAAGCGCTTGATTGCCATAGCCATGCTGCTCTCAGACGCAAGAGCCTTACAGCAACAAGCTTTGTCTTCTCAAAGTGCCATAGCTGAGGAAATTATGGAAATGTCTCCACCCCAAGCAGAATTGTTTTACGAAGAAGCGATCGCCTCCTATGCAGAAGCTCAATACAAATCACTACATGAGTTTTATCAGGTGACGCAACAGATTAGTATACTGAATTTAGTTTACTTACGGTTGCATAAACCAGACCTATCACTACCGCAAAAAACTGTTCCCATCATCCCTGAGGTAGAAGTCAAGCCAGTTCAATTGACATTAGATAAAAAACCTAATGTCAAACCAGTTTTGACAGACTACGCTCAACGTCATTACCAGCGAGCTATTGAGTACGTCAGACTAGCCAACTGGACGTTAGCTGTACAAGAACTGCGTGATGCCATCAAGTTAGAACCAAATAACAGCGACTTTTATGCCTTATTAGGTTTGGTACATATCCAACAGAAATTTATAGGAATGGCTAGGGTTTACATCCGTCAAGCATTAAAACTGAACCCGCAAAATTCACTAGCTTTGAAATATGCTCCCGGATTGAAAATTCAACCGGGTGAAAACATCAATCCTAAATCAATGGCTAAAGCTATGAGTATTGCGGCTTTATTAAGTCGGTTTACACAGGGGAAAGCTTCTCAAGTCAAGTGTTGA
- the tyrS gene encoding tyrosine--tRNA ligase yields the protein MTQDLAWLRRGVVEVFPQPVDANSESLEKRLITTNRPLRIKLGIDPTGTDIHLGHSIPVRKLRAFQDAGHIAVLIIGDFTARIGDPTGKSEVRRQLTEADVAHNAQTYLDQVRPILDFDTPGRLEVRYNSEWLSGLNLEKILELLSTMTVGQMLAKEGFADRYKKENPIFIHEFLYPLMQGFDSVAVEADVELGGTDQKFNIAVGRDLQRHFGQKPQFGMLLPILIGTDGVQKMSKSLGNYIGLSEHPAQKYQKLQGVPDHLLEQYFELLTDLPLDNLPENPRDRQTLLAWEVVKQYHGETAAQEAKEAAQSGGKDGAVPEFSLADVQQFPTKLAYILNVTGLCKSTGEGKRKIQEGGVRLDGDRITDVDTTFADPAQLQGKVLQVGKNKFVRLVP from the coding sequence ATGACGCAAGATTTGGCTTGGCTGCGTCGTGGTGTAGTAGAAGTTTTCCCACAACCAGTTGATGCTAACAGTGAAAGTCTAGAAAAGCGCTTAATTACTACAAACCGACCTTTGAGGATCAAATTGGGGATTGACCCTACGGGTACTGATATTCATCTCGGTCATAGCATACCAGTACGGAAACTGCGAGCGTTTCAAGATGCAGGCCATATAGCAGTTCTGATTATTGGCGATTTTACAGCACGCATTGGTGATCCGACTGGGAAATCTGAAGTCCGCCGTCAGCTTACAGAAGCAGATGTAGCGCACAATGCTCAGACTTATCTTGACCAAGTACGTCCTATCTTGGATTTTGACACACCAGGAAGGTTAGAGGTGCGTTATAACTCCGAATGGCTCTCTGGGCTAAACTTAGAGAAAATTTTGGAGTTACTCTCCACGATGACGGTGGGGCAGATGTTGGCAAAGGAAGGATTTGCCGATCGCTATAAAAAAGAGAATCCGATTTTTATCCATGAGTTCCTATACCCGTTAATGCAAGGTTTTGATTCCGTTGCCGTTGAGGCAGATGTGGAATTGGGAGGGACTGATCAGAAATTTAACATTGCTGTAGGCAGAGATTTGCAGCGCCATTTTGGTCAAAAGCCCCAGTTTGGGATGCTGCTGCCAATTTTAATTGGCACGGATGGGGTGCAAAAAATGTCCAAGTCTTTAGGTAATTATATCGGGTTGTCGGAACATCCAGCACAAAAGTATCAAAAGTTACAAGGAGTTCCAGATCATCTGCTGGAGCAGTATTTTGAACTGTTGACGGATTTACCTTTGGATAATCTGCCAGAAAATCCCCGCGATCGCCAAACACTTTTAGCATGGGAAGTTGTCAAACAGTACCACGGCGAAACAGCAGCCCAAGAGGCAAAAGAAGCAGCTCAAAGCGGCGGAAAGGATGGTGCAGTTCCAGAATTTTCTCTAGCTGACGTGCAGCAGTTTCCTACTAAGTTAGCGTATATTCTCAATGTCACTGGCTTATGCAAAAGTACAGGTGAAGGAAAGCGCAAAATTCAAGAAGGTGGCGTGCGCTTAGATGGCGATCGCATTACTGATGTTGATACTACTTTTGCTGATCCTGCCCAGTTACAAGGTAAGGTTTTACAAGTTGGGAAAAATAAGTTTGTGCGCTTAGTGCCCTAA
- a CDS encoding Photosystem I reaction center subunit III yields MRRLFALILAICLWFNFASPAKALGANLTPCRDNPAFQQLAANARNTTADPESGIKRFERYSQELCGPEGYPHLIVDGSLNHAGDFLIPSILFLYIAGWIGWVGRAYLQAIKKESDTELKEIQIDLGLALPIMASGFTWPVAAVQELLSGKLAAKDTEIPISPR; encoded by the coding sequence ATGCGACGATTGTTTGCTTTGATTTTAGCGATTTGTCTTTGGTTCAATTTTGCCTCCCCAGCAAAAGCTTTAGGGGCTAATTTGACACCGTGCAGGGACAATCCCGCTTTTCAACAGCTAGCAGCTAATGCCCGTAATACCACCGCTGACCCCGAATCCGGGATAAAGCGATTTGAGCGTTATTCTCAAGAACTGTGTGGTCCTGAGGGTTACCCCCACTTGATTGTTGATGGTAGTCTAAATCATGCTGGTGACTTCCTAATTCCCAGCATTCTCTTCCTCTATATTGCTGGTTGGATTGGTTGGGTAGGTCGTGCCTACCTGCAAGCGATCAAAAAGGAATCTGACACTGAACTAAAAGAAATCCAAATCGATCTTGGTTTGGCACTACCCATAATGGCGTCAGGCTTTACTTGGCCAGTAGCAGCAGTTCAAGAATTACTCTCTGGAAAATTAGCAGCCAAGGATACAGAAATCCCCATTTCCCCACGCTAA
- the psaJ gene encoding photosystem I reaction center subunit IX, with protein sequence MADKSDQSAYLIKFLSTAPVAATIWLSITAVLLIEINAFFPDLLFHPLP encoded by the coding sequence ATGGCAGACAAAAGCGACCAATCAGCTTATTTGATTAAATTCCTTTCCACAGCGCCCGTGGCAGCTACCATCTGGCTGTCGATCACAGCAGTTCTCTTGATTGAAATCAATGCCTTTTTCCCCGACCTACTTTTCCACCCACTGCCATAA
- a CDS encoding transglycosylase domain-containing protein, whose amino-acid sequence MSSSRTFEDKQPQRRASSGFEFLKGVGQVTGGTLLSITMLASSIVAGGLVGLAISFRNLPDVRQLRNFFPSETTYIYDVKGKLLTSIHGEANREVVPLDRISPNLKRAVLASEDSHFYDHHGINPTGVGRAVVVNAVAGGVREGGSTVTMQLVKNLFLSHKRAFTRKLAEGVLAIRLEQILTKDQILEMYLNQVYWGHNNYGVQTAARSYFNKSAEYLTLGESAMMAGLIQAPEEFSPFVSMKLAKQKEKEVLGRMLELNWINQSEYDNALKQEIKLGKIKSFQGSALPYVTNTVAQELAKKFGRETLLKGGMRVQTTVDANFQMMAEETITKWHKTLLEQGLSKNQMALVAIDPRTHFIKALVGGIDPKTSEFNRATQAQRQPGSSFKPFVYYTAFATGKFSPDSTVVDAPVSYRDGNGWYFPRNYDNSFRGAMPIRTAIAQSRNIPVIKVGKAVGMNRVIETCRTLGIMSPMEPVSSLPLGAIGVTPLEMASAYATFANYGWQSPPTVIARVTDSSGNVLLDNTPKPQLVLDPWASAAILDVMRSVITEGTGKGAAIGRPAAGKTGTTSSEKDIWFVGTVPQLTTAVWVGRDDNKQLADHATGGVMVAPIWKDFMQKALKNVPVENFKSTSQFSRPKSQ is encoded by the coding sequence GTGTCGTCTTCTAGGACTTTTGAAGATAAACAGCCACAACGTCGGGCTTCATCAGGTTTTGAGTTTTTGAAAGGAGTCGGTCAGGTAACTGGCGGTACTCTCCTTTCAATCACCATGCTGGCAAGTTCCATTGTAGCCGGAGGACTGGTTGGTTTAGCCATTAGTTTCCGTAATTTGCCAGATGTGAGACAGCTACGTAACTTCTTTCCCTCAGAAACAACTTACATTTATGACGTTAAGGGTAAACTTTTAACGAGTATCCACGGGGAAGCCAACCGGGAAGTCGTACCCCTGGATAGAATTTCCCCGAATTTAAAACGGGCGGTATTAGCAAGTGAAGATAGCCACTTCTACGATCACCACGGTATTAACCCCACTGGTGTTGGCCGGGCTGTAGTAGTTAACGCTGTAGCGGGTGGAGTCCGAGAAGGTGGCTCTACTGTTACTATGCAATTGGTAAAAAACCTGTTTTTGTCTCACAAGCGTGCCTTTACCCGGAAGTTAGCGGAGGGGGTGCTGGCAATCCGGTTAGAGCAAATTCTCACCAAAGACCAAATTTTAGAAATGTACCTCAATCAAGTTTATTGGGGTCATAACAATTATGGTGTACAAACGGCAGCCCGCAGTTACTTTAATAAGTCAGCAGAATATTTAACCTTGGGTGAGTCAGCAATGATGGCGGGTTTGATCCAAGCACCAGAAGAATTCAGCCCGTTTGTGAGCATGAAGCTGGCAAAACAGAAAGAAAAAGAAGTGCTAGGACGGATGCTGGAATTAAACTGGATCAACCAGTCAGAGTACGACAATGCGCTCAAGCAAGAAATCAAACTTGGTAAAATCAAATCCTTTCAAGGTAGTGCCCTACCTTATGTAACCAATACTGTAGCGCAGGAATTGGCTAAAAAGTTTGGGCGTGAGACACTACTCAAAGGCGGGATGCGGGTGCAAACTACGGTTGACGCCAACTTCCAAATGATGGCAGAGGAAACCATCACCAAGTGGCATAAAACACTTTTAGAGCAGGGATTATCTAAGAATCAAATGGCTCTGGTGGCAATTGATCCGCGCACACATTTTATCAAAGCCCTGGTGGGCGGTATAGATCCTAAGACCAGTGAATTCAATCGTGCAACTCAAGCTCAACGCCAGCCCGGATCTTCTTTTAAACCGTTTGTATACTATACTGCTTTTGCTACTGGTAAGTTTTCACCAGATTCAACGGTGGTAGATGCTCCAGTCAGCTATCGAGATGGTAACGGTTGGTACTTTCCCAGAAATTATGATAACAGTTTTAGGGGAGCGATGCCAATCCGCACAGCTATAGCTCAGTCACGTAACATTCCCGTGATCAAGGTTGGTAAGGCTGTGGGGATGAATAGAGTGATCGAAACTTGCCGTACCTTGGGCATTATGAGTCCGATGGAACCTGTTAGCTCCCTGCCTCTTGGTGCAATTGGTGTCACACCTTTGGAAATGGCTAGTGCCTATGCTACCTTTGCTAATTATGGCTGGCAGTCACCACCAACTGTAATTGCCCGTGTCACCGATAGTAGTGGTAACGTCTTGCTAGACAATACTCCCAAGCCTCAGCTAGTTCTCGATCCTTGGGCATCAGCAGCAATTCTCGATGTGATGCGATCGGTAATTACTGAAGGTACTGGTAAAGGTGCTGCTATAGGCCGCCCAGCCGCAGGCAAGACGGGAACAACATCATCAGAAAAAGATATTTGGTTTGTTGGTACTGTGCCACAGTTAACAACTGCTGTCTGGGTAGGGAGAGACGACAACAAACAATTAGCTGACCATGCAACAGGTGGTGTTATGGTCGCTCCGATCTGGAAAGATTTTATGCAGAAAGCACTAAAGAATGTACCAGTAGAAAACTTTAAGTCAACTTCCCAGTTTTCTCGCCCCAAGTCACAATAA